One Panulirus ornatus isolate Po-2019 chromosome 62, ASM3632096v1, whole genome shotgun sequence DNA window includes the following coding sequences:
- the Caf1-55 gene encoding chromatin assembly factor 1 p55 subunit isoform X5 produces MLGDGGALAPVHAAPDLPTTVAVAEVAPVQRLQDTFDDAVEERVINEEYKIWKKNTPFLYDLVMTHALEWPSLTAQWLPDVTRPEGKDYSIHRLILGTHTSDEQNHLLIASVQLPNEDAQFDASHYDNEKGEFGGFGSVSGKIEIEIKINHEGEVNRARYMPQNPCVIATKTPSSDVLVFDYTKHPSKPDPSGECHPDLRLRGHQKEGYGLSWNPNLNGYLLSASDDHTICLWDINATPKENRVIDAKTIFTGHTAVVEDVAWHLLHESLFGSVADDQKLMIWDTRANNTNKPSHTVDAHTAEVNCLSFNPYSEFILATGSADKTVALWDLRNLSLKLHSFAMHKDEIFQVVQVQWSPHNETILASSGTDRRLHVWDLSKIGEEQSAEDAEDGPPELLFIHGGHTAKISDFSWNPNEPWVICSVSEDNIMQVWQMAENIYNDEEPETPASELESGAS; encoded by the exons ATGT TAGGGGATGGTGGTGCCCTTGCGCCTGTGCATGCGGCACCAGACCTCCCGACAACCGTGGCCGTGGCAGAGGTAGCACCTGTGCAGCGTCTGCAAG ACACTTTCGACGATGCTGTGGAGGAGCGAGTTATTAATGAGGAGTACAAAATATGGAAGAAGAATACACCTTTCTTGTATGACCTTGTCATGACTCATGCCCTAGAATGGCCTTCTCTCACAGCTCAGTGGCTACCTGATGTTACAAG GCCTGAAGGCAAGGACTACAGCATTCATCGGTTGATCCTCGGTACACACACCAGTGATGAACAGAATCATCTTCTTATCGCCTCAGTACAGCTACCAAATGAAGATGCCCAATTTGATGCATcacattatgataatgaaaaaggaG AGTTTGGAGGCTTTGGATCTGTTAGTGGAAAGATTGAAATTGAGATAAAGATAAACCATGAAGGAGAAGTAAATAGAGCTCGTTACATGCCTCAAAACCCTTGTGTTATTGCCACCAAGACTCCATCCAGTGATGTCCTTGTCTTTGACTACACAAAACACCCCTCTAAACCAGACCCATCAGGAGAATGCCACCCAGATCTGAG GCTTCGTGGCCATCAAAAAGAAGGGTATGGGTTATCGTGGAATCCAAACTTGAATGGTTACCTTCTTAGTGCTTCAGATGATCACACCATATGCTTATGGGATATTAATGCTACACCAAAGGAAAACAGAGTTATTGATGCAAAAACTATCTTCACAGGACACACAGCAGTTGTTGAG GATGTAGCGTGGCATCTCCTGCATGAATCATTGTTTGGTTCAGTAGCAGATGACCAAAAACTAATGATCTGGGATACTCGAGCCAATAATACAAACAAACCTTCACACACAGTTGACGCCCATACTGCTGAAGTTAATTGCCTTTCCTTTAATCCATATTCAGAATTTATTTTAGCTACTGGCAGTGCTGACAAG ACGGTCGCTCTGTGGGATTTACGTAATCTGAGCTTGAAGCTTCACTCGTTTGCCATGCACAAGGACGAAATCTTCCA GGTGGTACAGGTTCAATGGTCACCTCACAATGAAACAATTCTAGCAAGTTCGGGCACTGACCGACGGCTGCATGTATGGGACCTCAGCAAGATAGGAGAAGAACAGAGTGCTGAGGACGCAGAAGATGGCCCCCCAGAACTGCTG TTCATTCATGGGGGCCATACTGCCAAGATATCTGATTTCTCATGGAATCCAAATGAGCCTTGGGTCATATGCTCAGTCAGTGAAGATAACATCATGCAG GTCTGGCAGATGGCAGAAAATATCTACAATGATGAGGAACCAGAGACTCCAGCTTCAGAACTGGAATCAGGTGCATCTTAA